CTCGTTGACCTCGTAGGCGGTGGTGTGGCCGAGGGCGTCGGTCTCCGTGTGGGTCCGTAGGCCGGTGTCGGGGTCCGGGTCGCCGTAGCGGAAGGCGAAGTGGAGCGAGCCGTCTGCTCCGCCCTCGTCCAGCACCCGTCCGGCCGCGTCGTAGACGTACTGGTAGTGGCTGTCGTTGCGGTCGGTCCAGGAGGTGATCCGGCCCCAGGCGTCGTTGGCGAAGCGCATGGGCAGGCCGGAGGAGTTGTGGACCTCGCTGAGGTGGCCGTCGGTGTAGCCGTACCGCAGCAGTGACTGGTCGCCGCCGTCCTGGGCCGCGCCTGCGAGCAGGAGTTCGGTGATGCGTCCGTCGGCGACGGTGACCAGGAGTCGGTATCCGCCGGAGTGGGTGATGGCCTGCGGGGTGCCGTCGCGGTCGTAGGCGAGGGTGTAGTGGTCGCCGTTGCGGTTGCCCAGCCTGGTCAGCAGGGCTTCCCGGCCGCCCGGTTGGACGGTGAACTCGCGGACGAGACCGCTCGCGCGGTCGGTGAGGGTGTAGCCGCGCTCGCCGTAGTCGACGCTCAGGTCGCATCGGGCTCCGGCGGTGGCCCGGACCGGAGCGCCGGGGTCGGGGTGGGGGTAGGCCTGGGTGCGGCGGTCGGCGCCGAGGTGGACCACGCCTTCGTCGTCGATCTCCAGGCGTTCGTCGAAGGTGCAGACCCAGCGGCGGCCCATCCAGCGTCCGGCCCGGTAGCCGGACTCGAAGCAGCGGGTGAACTCCAGCGGCAGGCTTCCGGGCAGGAAGGCGTCCGTCTGGTCGATGAACATCCGGCCGGTGGCCATGTCCACGGGCTCACCGCCGTCGCAGACAGCGTCCGGCGGACGGCCGGCGTCGTGCGGATCCGATACCTGGTCCCGACCGCTGCCACTGGGCTCGTCCCCGCGCGGTGAGGGGGCGTCCGGCGTGCCGCCCTCGGCCGGGTGCGGGTCGGTGACCTCGGTCCTGGGGTGCTCACCGGCCTTGCCGAGGTCCTCGACCGTCTTCGCCTCGTTGTCGGCGGCATGGTCGGCGACCTGCCCGGTCTTCTCCTCGGTGTCCTTGAGGATGTCGTGGTAGCCAGTGGCGAAGTCCTTGGCCAAGCCCTGCTCGGCCTTCTTCGCCGCGTCCTCCAGCGCGTGCGCTATCTGCCCGCTCACGCGGCCCGCACCGATCCCGCGTCCGCACGACCGTCACCGCTACCGCGCATCCCCACGCACCCCCGCACGCAACGCCCACTCGCCGAGCCTGGCGGCTGCCAGGCTACCCCGACCCCGGTCGGTGGGAGATCAGGGTCGGCCAAGGGTGTTCACCGATGGTCCGGACCGGCTGGGGGCCAAGAGACTGGGCCGGTGCCCAGCAGGGCTGCGAGCCCCGCTCCCGTAGGCCGCCAAGGGGTGTCTGCGGGGGGCGTGCGTGGATCCACCCGTCAGCGGGACGTGTGTCGCGGTGCCCTGCCTCCCGGGCCGTCGGTCCTGGAGACCAGCGGTCCGTCCGGGGCGTCCGCACCCGACTCGACCCGTCTCCGCCGAACCGAAGGAGTGTCCGTGAAGAGTCCGAGGCTGCTGTCAGGCCGAGTGTTAGGCCGCGTCCTCCGACGCGTGGACGGCGGTGGTGCCCGTCGTCCGCGCCGATGGCTGGCCGCCACGGCCGCCACGTTGAGCCTGGTCGCCTGGACGCCCCTGCCGAAGGTCGCGACGGCGGCAGCCGATCCGGGGTACCGGGCCACGATCGTGCAGACCGCCTACGGCATCCCGCACATCACCGCCGACGACTTCGGCTCCCTCGGCTTCGGCTACGGGGTCGCCTTCGCCGGTGACGACCTGTGCACCATGGCGGAGGACTACGTCACCGTCGAGGGGCAGCGGTCGCGGTTCTTCGGCCCCGACGGCACCTATACGTCGACCGGCGGCAGTACCGCCGACAACCTGGACAGCGACTTCTTCTGGCAGTCCGTGATCGACAGCCGGGCGGTCCCGAAGCTGCTCGCGGTGCGGTCCGGCCCGAGCGCCGTCCAGCCGGCGCTGCGACAGCTGATCACGGGCTACGTCGACGGCTACAACCACTATCTCGCCTCGGTCGGCGGGTCGGCCGGGGTGCCCGACCCCACCTGCCGGGGAAAGGCGTGGGTGCGGCCGATCACCGAGCTCGACGCCTACCTCCGGATGTACCAGATCGTCGACCTGGAGGGCCAGGCCGCTGACCCCGACGCCATCGCCACGGCCCAGCCGCCCGCCGTCGCGCCGCCTGCTCCCCCGTCGACCACTGCCCCGGCTGCCCCGGCTGCCCCGGCTGCACGTGCCAAGACCATGGCGAGTGCCGCGCCCGGGACGCACGGCCTGCCGACGACAGCTCAACTCAAGGTACTGGCAAGCAGGGTGTCGACCGTCGGCTCGGCAAAGGCGGGCAGCAACGCGATCGCCGTCGGCTCGGCGGGCACCCGGAACCACTCGGGCATGCTGCTCGGCAACCCGCACTTCCCGTGGGACGGCGCGGACCGCTTCTACGAAGTGCAGCTCACCATCCCCGGAGTGATGAACGTCGAGGGCGCGAGCCTCGACGGCCTGCCGCTGGTGGTCATCGGCTTCAACTCCTCCGTGGCGTGGAGCCACACGACCTCGACGTCGTTCCCGTTCACCTTCTACCAACTGGCGCTGCTCCCCGGCCACCCGACCGAGTACGTCTACGACGGGCGGGCACAGGCGATGACACCGCAGGCGGTGACCGTCATGGAACAGTCGCCCCGGGGCGGCCTCCAACCGGTCCGGCGCACCCTGTGGTCCACCCGTTGGGGCCCGGTGACCTCCGACATGTACGGGCAGCCCCTGCCCTGGAGCACCGGGTCGGCATTCGTGCTGGCCGATGCCGATGCCGACAACTTCCGCTTCCTCGACGACGTCCTCGCCACGGACCGGGCCACCTCGACCGCGACCGTGCTCGCGGGCCTCAAGGAGTACCAGGGCATGCCCTGGAGCAACACGGTTGCCGCCGACTCCGCCGGCCACGCCCTCTACGCCGACATCGGGAGCTTTCCCGATGTCACCGACGCGGAGGCCGAACGGTGCGACACCGCGATCGGGGCCGTCGTGTTCCAGCAGGGGGGACCGCCGATCCTCGACGGCTCCCAGCCGTCCTGCGCGTGGGGCAGCGACCCCGACTCTGCGGCGCCCGGCATCTTCGGCGGGAACGAGGAGCCCAGCCTGACTCGCAGCGACTTCGTGGAGAACTCCAACGACAGCTTCTGGCTGAGCAATCCGGCCCAGCCACTGACCGGCTACCCCAGGATCCTGGGCGACACCGACACCGACCGGGGCCTGCGCACCAGGAGCGCGCTCACCATGGTCACGCAGCGGATCAGCGGGACCGACGACCTCGGACCGGCCGGTTTCACCCTCCAGGACATGAAGGACCTGATGTTCTCCGAGATCCAGTACGGCGCCACCCTGGTCAAGCCGCAACTGGTCTCGTTCTGCCGGTCGTTGCCCGGTGGCCTCGCTCCGACCAGTAGCGGTGCGACGGTCCCGGTCGGCGACGCGTGCGATGTGCTGGCCGCGTGGAACGGCCGGGAGGACGTGGGCTCGCGCGGCGACGTACTCTTCCGGGACTTCTGGGAGCGGGCTCTCGCCCTTCCCGAGGGACCGTGGTCGACCCCCTTCGACCCCGCTGACCCGGTCGGCACGCCGAACGGGCTGAACACCGCCGACCACGCGGTGCAGACGGCGTTCGGCGACGCGCTGGCGGATCTGACCGCCGCCCACCTGCCCTACGACGTGACGCTCGGCAGCGTCCAGTACGTCGTGCGCGACGGCGAACGGATCCCGCTGCCCGGCGGTCCCGGCGACCCCGACGGCGAGTTCGACGCGATCTACCAGAACGTCATGACCCAGCCCGGCGCCGACCCGTCCCTCGGTTCGAGCTATCTCCAGGCCGTCACCTGGACACCGGGAAACCCGTGCCCGGACGCCGCCGCGCTGTTGACCTACTCCGAGTCGGACAACCCCGATTCACCGCACCACACGGACCAGACCGTGTTGTTCTCGCAGCAGAAGTGGGCGACCGCCTACTTCTGCCCCGCGCAGGTCGCCGCGCACGCGGTATCGACAACCGTGGTCCACGGCAGCTGAACCCCGGCGGTGGATCGGGAGAGCCCCCGGGCGCCCGGTCCACCGGAGCCGGGCACCCGGAGCCCGCCGCCGGCCCGGCCCACGCGATCACGGATTCGCCGACCGTGAATTCCGTACGCCGTCCGCGCCGGTGCAGCAGTTCGGCTACGTCGCATTCGGTGGCCAGCACCGCAGGACCCCCGTCCCGAAGCCGTTCTGGGCGGTGGAAATGGTCCGGCTCGCAGTTTCGCGGGTGCCCGGAGCAGGTGGGCGGACCCGCCCCGGGCGGGTTGGGCGGTGGGGTCAGCGGGTGTCGGCTGTCTGGGCGGCTGCGGTGGCGGCGGCGATGAGGGCCTCGCCGGTGTAGGCGTGGCCGCCGAGGCCCCAGCCGCCGTCGGGGGCGTTGAGGATGTTGACCCAGGTGTCGTTGCGGTCGTGGCCCGGAGCGGTGAGGGCATCCACGATGTCGGTGGCGGCGGTGATGAACGCGGCGCGGGCCTCCGGGGTCGGCAGGCCGATGTCCGGGAGCTTCAGTTCGACCATGACCACCGGGCGGTTGGTACCGCCGGCGTAGACGTCCTCGGGCGCCAGGAGGTGGACGGTGCCGCCGACGATCGAGGTGAAGAAGCTGTTCCCGGTGAGGCCGGAGGCCTCCAGCAGTGCGGCGGTCAGCTGCGGGAGGATCTGGCGGCTCCCGGTCGCGGTGAGCACGTCGCGCGGGGCGGTGACGGTGATGGGCATGGCTGTCCCCTCTGAGGGATCTAGCTAGTACGTACGTACTAGGTGATGGCTCCAGCCTGCATTAGGATGGCCGTACTAGTCAAGGTGGGAGGCGCGTCGTGCGGACCGATACACGCAGCCGGATGATCGAGGCGACGGTGGAGGCGCTGCAGCGCCGTGGCGTCGCGGGCATGTCCTTCACCGAGGTGCTGCGCAGCAGCGGCGCCGCGCGGGGCGCGATCTACCACCACTTCCCCGGCGGCAAGGCCGAGTTGGTGGCCGAGGCGGCCACCCGCAACGGCGAGGACGTGAGCGGGTTCCTGGCCGCGCTGCCGGCCGACGACCCGCTCGGGGTGGTCGAGGCGTTCCTGGCGCTGGTCCGCCCGGTCGTGGCGGCGTCGGCCGGCGGGGGCGGCTGCGCCGTCGCGGCGGTCACTGTCGGTGGGAACGGGGATGCGGAGGACGACGCGCTGCGCAGCATCGCCGCGTCCGCGTTCGCCGCGTGGGGCGACCGGCTCGCGGAGCGGCTGGTGGCCGCCGGGCTCGCGCCCGAGGAGGCGGCGGACCTGGCCGCGCTGCTGCTGTCGCTGCTGGAGGGTGCGCATGTGCTCTGCCGCGCTGCCGGTGAGCTCGGCCCCTTCGACCGGGCGGCGCGGACGGCGGTCGAGCTGACCCGGGCCCGGTACGGCGGTCGTCGGCGGGACTCGGCCGTCGCCCGTTGAGCTCGGAACGCCGGAAGGAACGGGGCCGGTAGGAACGGGGGTGAAGCGGGCGCATTCGGTCGGCTGCGGTGAACTTTGATCGAGATCGGATACCGATCGCGTAAAGTGCGTTGGCGATTCTCATAGGATGTGGACATACTCGCTGATCATGCGGCCAGTCTCGGACCCACTGAGTGGGTGCGCGCCGCTGACGGCCACTCCCGGGTTGGGAATGGGGCGAATTGTCATTCTCTGGGAGTGTGTATGGGGGTCGGCGACGCTGTGTCCGAAGCGAGCGAGGGCCAGGAGGCGGACAAGTCCGCCGAAATTGTGAAGGATTCGACGGAGTCGATATCTGAGGCCGGTTCTGAAACCCCTTCCGAGGGGAGCGTCGGTACGCCTGCGAAGC
The Streptacidiphilus albus JL83 genome window above contains:
- a CDS encoding penicillin acylase family protein, which produces MDGGGARRPRRWLAATAATLSLVAWTPLPKVATAAADPGYRATIVQTAYGIPHITADDFGSLGFGYGVAFAGDDLCTMAEDYVTVEGQRSRFFGPDGTYTSTGGSTADNLDSDFFWQSVIDSRAVPKLLAVRSGPSAVQPALRQLITGYVDGYNHYLASVGGSAGVPDPTCRGKAWVRPITELDAYLRMYQIVDLEGQAADPDAIATAQPPAVAPPAPPSTTAPAAPAAPAARAKTMASAAPGTHGLPTTAQLKVLASRVSTVGSAKAGSNAIAVGSAGTRNHSGMLLGNPHFPWDGADRFYEVQLTIPGVMNVEGASLDGLPLVVIGFNSSVAWSHTTSTSFPFTFYQLALLPGHPTEYVYDGRAQAMTPQAVTVMEQSPRGGLQPVRRTLWSTRWGPVTSDMYGQPLPWSTGSAFVLADADADNFRFLDDVLATDRATSTATVLAGLKEYQGMPWSNTVAADSAGHALYADIGSFPDVTDAEAERCDTAIGAVVFQQGGPPILDGSQPSCAWGSDPDSAAPGIFGGNEEPSLTRSDFVENSNDSFWLSNPAQPLTGYPRILGDTDTDRGLRTRSALTMVTQRISGTDDLGPAGFTLQDMKDLMFSEIQYGATLVKPQLVSFCRSLPGGLAPTSSGATVPVGDACDVLAAWNGREDVGSRGDVLFRDFWERALALPEGPWSTPFDPADPVGTPNGLNTADHAVQTAFGDALADLTAAHLPYDVTLGSVQYVVRDGERIPLPGGPGDPDGEFDAIYQNVMTQPGADPSLGSSYLQAVTWTPGNPCPDAAALLTYSESDNPDSPHHTDQTVLFSQQKWATAYFCPAQVAAHAVSTTVVHGS
- a CDS encoding tautomerase family protein, which codes for MPITVTAPRDVLTATGSRQILPQLTAALLEASGLTGNSFFTSIVGGTVHLLAPEDVYAGGTNRPVVMVELKLPDIGLPTPEARAAFITAATDIVDALTAPGHDRNDTWVNILNAPDGGWGLGGHAYTGEALIAAATAAAQTADTR
- a CDS encoding TetR/AcrR family transcriptional regulator, with translation MRTDTRSRMIEATVEALQRRGVAGMSFTEVLRSSGAARGAIYHHFPGGKAELVAEAATRNGEDVSGFLAALPADDPLGVVEAFLALVRPVVAASAGGGGCAVAAVTVGGNGDAEDDALRSIAASAFAAWGDRLAERLVAAGLAPEEAADLAALLLSLLEGAHVLCRAAGELGPFDRAARTAVELTRARYGGRRRDSAVAR